From a region of the Panicum virgatum strain AP13 chromosome 2K, P.virgatum_v5, whole genome shotgun sequence genome:
- the LOC120664196 gene encoding histone H1-like isoform X2, whose product MSTEEAAAAATEVPATEVESEAPAAEEAEAKPAKAKKAAPKEKKAPKEKKAAKEKKPTAARKPAAHPPYAEMISEAIAALKERTGSSSVAIGKYVEEKHGGQLPPNFRKLLAGQLKKLAAAGKLTRVKNSFKLPAAADAKSKAPKPAAAAKPKPAKAAKPAVKPKASPKAKTKTAAKPKAAAASPKRKAKATAAPAAAPKPRGRPPKAAKTDGKASPAKAAAKKAKPAAAAAKKEKKAAATPKKAAAKPKKAAASPARKGAARKAKK is encoded by the exons ATGTCGACAGAGGAGGCTGCCGCTGCGGCGACCGAGGTCCCCGCGACCGAGGTCGAGTCCGAGGCGCCGGCcgccgaggaggcggaggcgaagCCCGCCAAGGCCAAGAAGGCGGCgcccaaggagaagaaggcccccaaggagaagaaggcggccaaggagaagaagcccaccGCGGCGAGGAAGCCGGCCGCCCACCCGCCGTACGCCGAG atgatcTCGGAGGCGATTGCGGCGCTCAAGGAGAGGACCGGGTCGAGCTCGGTGGCCATCGGCAAGTACGTGGAGGAGAAGCACGGCGGGCAGCTGCCGCCCAACTTCCGCAAGCTGCTGGCCGGGCAGCTCaagaagctcgccgccgcggggaagCTGACCCGCGTCAAGAACTCGTTCaagctgccggccgccgccgacgccaagtCCAAGGCGCccaagcccgccgccgcggccaagcCGAAGCCAGCCAAGGCCGCCAAGCCCGCCGTCAAGCCCAAGGCGTCCCCGAAGGCGAAGACCAAGACCGCCGCCAAGCCcaaggcggccgccgcctcccccaagCGCAAGGCCaaggccaccgccgcccccgccgcggcgcccaaGCCCCGCGGCCGCCCGCCCAAGGCCGCCAAGACCGACGGCAAGGCCTCCcccgccaaggccgccgccaaGAAGGCgaagcctgccgccgccgctgccaagaaggagaagaaggccgCGGCGACGCCCAAGAAGGCCGCCGCGAAGCCCAAGAAGGCCGCCGCATCCCCGGCCAG GAAgggcgcggcgaggaaggcCAAGAAGTAG
- the LOC120664196 gene encoding histone H1-like isoform X1: MSTEEAAAAATEVPATEVESEAPAAEEAEAKPAKAKKAAPKEKKAPKEKKAAKEKKPTAARKPAAHPPYAEMISEAIAALKERTGSSSVAIGKYVEEKHGGQLPPNFRKLLAGQLKKLAAAGKLTRVKNSFKLPAAADAKSKAPKPAAAAKPKPAKAAKPAVKPKASPKAKTKTAAKPKAAAASPKRKAKATAAPAAAPKPRGRPPKAAKTDGKASPAKAAAKKAKPAAAAAKKEKKAAATPKKAAAKPKKAAASPARKGAARKAKK, from the exons ATGTCGACAGAGGAGGCTGCCGCTGCGGCGACCGAGGTCCCCGCGACCGAGGTCGAGTCCGAGGCGCCGGCcgccgaggaggcggaggcgaagCCCGCCAAGGCCAAGAAGGCGGCgcccaaggagaagaaggcccccaaggagaagaaggcggccaaggagaagaagcccaccGCGGCGAGGAAGCCGGCCGCCCACCCGCCGTACGCCGAG atgatcTCGGAGGCGATTGCGGCGCTCAAGGAGAGGACCGGGTCGAGCTCGGTGGCCATCGGCAAGTACGTGGAGGAGAAGCACGGCGGGCAGCTGCCGCCCAACTTCCGCAAGCTGCTGGCCGGGCAGCTCaagaagctcgccgccgcggggaagCTGACCCGCGTCAAGAACTCGTTCaagctgccggccgccgccgacgccaagtCCAAGGCGCccaagcccgccgccgcggccaagcCGAAGCCAGCCAAGGCCGCCAAGCCCGCCGTCAAGCCCAAGGCGTCCCCGAAGGCGAAGACCAAGACCGCCGCCAAGCCcaaggcggccgccgcctcccccaagCGCAAGGCCaaggccaccgccgcccccgccgcggcgcccaaGCCCCGCGGCCGCCCGCCCAAGGCCGCCAAGACCGACGGCAAGGCCTCCcccgccaaggccgccgccaaGAAGGCgaagcctgccgccgccgctgccaagaaggagaagaaggccgCGGCGACGCCCAAGAAGGCCGCCGCGAAGCCCAAGAAGGCCGCCGCATCCCCGGCCAGGAAgggcgcggcgaggaaggcCAAGAAGTAG
- the LOC120664206 gene encoding ATP-dependent DNA helicase 2 subunit KU70-like: protein MDLDPEGIFRDDSDEDDDNVQEREANKDMVVYLVDASPKMFTPATNKEDEKDETHFHTIVNCITQSLKTQIIGRSYDEVAICFFNTKEKNNLQDLAGVYVYNVGDRDPLDRPTAKLIKDFSCIEDSFMSNIGSRYGITAGSRENTLYNALWVAQALLRKGSVKTVSKRILIFTNEDDPFGAITGAVKTDMIRTTIQRAKDAQDLGLSIELLPLSRPDEEFNMSRFYADLIGLDGDEITEYLPSAGEKLEEMTDQLRKRMMKKRRVKTLSFAITDDVCIEVNTYALTRPTTPGTITWLDSLSNIPLKTERSFICNDTGSLLQDPQMRFQMYNDMVVKFSVRELSEVKRVSSHHLRLLGFKPLDCLKDYHNLRPSTFIYPSDEHIFGSTRVFVALHSSMLRLGRFALAFYGNPTRPQLVALVAQEEVTSSAGQVESPGMHMIYLPYSDDIRYPEEVHVTSDDAPRATDEQIKKASNLLKRIDLKNFSVCQFANPALQRHYGILEALALGEDEMPDIKDETLPDEQGLSRPGVVKAIDEFKASVYGENYDQEEAEAAAAKASHGDAAKKRKAITGAASVKSAAYDWAELADNGKLKDMTVIELKSYLTAHGLPLFGKKEALISRILTHLGK from the exons ATGGACCTGGACCCCGAGGGCATCTTCCGCGACGACAGCGACGAGGACGATGACAACGTCCAG GAGAGGGAGGCAAACAAGGACATGGTTGTCTACCTCGTCGACGCCTCGCCCAAAATGTTCACCCCCGCTACCAACAAG GAAGATGAAAAGGATGAGACCCATTTCCATACCATAGTTAACTGCATTACGCAGTCTCTGAAGACACAAATCATTGGCAGATCCTATGATGAAGTTGCAATATGTTTCTTTAACACT AAAGAGAAGAATAATTTACAGGATTTGGCAGGTGTTTATGTTTACAATGTCGGAGACAGAGATCCACTTGATAGACCCACTGCAAAACTGATTAAAGATTTTTCTTGCATTGAAG ATTCTTTCATGAGCAACATTGGAAGCCGATATGGAATAACTGCTGGATCTCGGGAGAACACCCTTTACAATGCTCTTTGGGTTGCGCAAGCACTGTTGCGCAAAGG atCTGTGAAGACCGTCAGTAAACGAATTCTTATATTCACCAATGAAGATGATCCTTTTGGTGCTATTACAGGAGCAGTGAAGACTGATATGATTAGGACAACAATTCAACGTGCAAAG GATGCACAAGATCTTGGCCTATCTATTGAGCTACTTCCACTGAGCCGGCCTGATGAGGAATTCAACATGTCCCGTTTCTATGCA GATTTGATTGGTCTGGATGGAGATGAGATAACGGAGTATCTGCCATCTGCTGGTGAAAA GTTGGAGGAGATGACTGATCAACTGAGAAAACGAATGATGAAAAAACGCAGAGTCAAAACTCTTTCATTTGCAATTACCGATGATGTATGTATAGAAGTGAATACATATGCGCTGACCCGTCCTACTACTCCAG GGACGATCACATGGCTTGATTCACTCAGTAACATTCCATTAAAG ACTGAAAGGTCTTTCATATGCAATGATACTGGGTCTCTACTTCAGGATCCACAGATGCGTTTCCAGATGTACAATGA CATGGTTGTCAAATTTTCTGTCCGTGAACTCTCTGAGGTTAAAAGGGTTTCAAGTCATCATCTTCGCCTTTTAGGATTCAAGCCATTGGATTGCTTGAAGGATTATCATAACTTGCGACCATCAACATTTATTTATCCCAGTGATGAG CATATATTTGGAAGTACACGCGTTTTTGTTGCTTTACATAGCTCAATGTTGCGCCTTGGAAG GTTTGCGCTTGCATTTTATGGGAATCCAACTCGACCACAGCTTGTGGCCCTTGTTGCTCAA gaAGAGGTTACTTCCTCTGCTGGTCAAGTTGAGTCGCCTGGCATGCACATGATCTATCTTCCATACTCCGACGATATAAGATACCCTGAAGAG GTTCATGTGACTTCAGATGATGCACCACGTGCAACGGATGAAcaaatcaagaaagcatcaaatcTATTGAAACGCATTGATCTGAAGAATTTCTCTGTATGCCAATTTGCTAACCCAG CTTTGCAAAGACACTATGGGATATTGGAGGCCTTAGCTTTAGGCGAAGATGAGATGCCAGATATAAAGGATGAGACCCTTCCTGATGAACAAGGCTTATCTAG GCCAGGAGTTGTTAAAGCCATTGATGAATTTAAGGCTTCAGTCTATGGTGAAAATTATGATCAAGAGGAGGCTGAAGCTGCTGCTGCGAAAGCTTCCCATGGTGATGCTGCGAAGAAACGGAAGGCAATCACTGGTGCAGCCTCGGTTAAAAGTGCAGCTTATGATTGGGCGGAACTGGCAGATAATGGAAAG CTGAAGGACATGACGGTTATCGAGTTGAAATCGTACCTGACCGCGCATGGCCTCCCTCTTTTCGGTAAGAAAGAGGCCCTTATCAGCAGGATCTTGACTCATCTGGGCAAGTGA